A window of Marinitoga litoralis genomic DNA:
GTTCATAACTTTGGATTGCATGAAGATAAATAGAATTAAATTAGGAACAAACATTATTAAACTAGCCGCTGCTGCAATTCCTTGTCCTGCAACAGTATTACCAGTTACTGCTGTTAAATTAGTTACATAGAACGCAAAAGTCTTTAAGTTTTCATTATTAATATAATAAATAGATGCTTCTGCACTATTCCATGCAGCTTGGAAAGCTAATATACCAACCGTTGCAATAGCTGGTCTAAGCAATGGAATAATAATATTAAATATAATATTCAAATCAGAAGCACCATCAATATATGCAGCTTCTATTAATGCATCAGGAATTTGATCAATAAATTGTTTTATTAAAAATACTCCAATAGGCATGGCTAATAATGATAATATATTTATCCAAAATGTATCAATTAATCCCAATTTTTGAATAATTAAGTACCTAGGAATAATAACGGCAGTAGGAACAAACATCAAAGCTAAATTATTTAAAGAAAATATTAATTTTTTTGATTTAAATTTCTTTTTTGAAAGACCATATCCAGCTAAAACAGAAATTATAATAGTTAAAATAACTGTTGCAATAGCGGTTAATATACTGTTTATTAAATATCTACTAATAGGTATTGATGAACCTTGAGTCATTCTAAAAAGTTCAAAGAAATTATCTAAAGTAGGTCTTCTAACTAAAAATCTAGGAGGATATAAGTATAATTCATCCATAGGTTTGAATGCTTGTGAGAAAATAAATATTATTGGTAATAACATAACAAAAGAAATAGGTATTAAAATTAAATGATACTTTATTTGACTCTTATGAAATGATTGTGGATTATTTTTAGCTTTTATCATAAAATTACCTCCTACTCTTCTCCGAACAGCTTCCAAGATATTCTAGAGAAAATATAAATTATTATTAAAAGAGCTACAGAAACAGCTGATGCATAACCCATTTCATATCTTAAAAATCCATAATCTTCAATATGATTTACTATTAATTGCCCAGCATACTGAGGAGTAGGATTAGTACCAGAAAGAGCAACACCAATTCCTGCTGATGTAAATGTATAAACTATTGACATAACTGCGCCAAATAACATTTGAGGTTTCATAGCAGGAATAGTAATATATATAATTTCTTGGAATCTATTCTTTAATCCATCAATATATGCAGCTTCATATAATGATTCATCAATATTTAAAATACCAGCTAGCATAGCTAAAAAACCTACACCCATACTACTCCAAAGAGAAACTATAATCATTATTGTTAATAAGTGATCAGGGGATTGTAGCCATTGAACAGGTTTATCAATTAATCCAAGACTCAAAAGTAAAGCATTTAAATATCCTTGTTGATCCCCGTTAAATAAAACTCTCCAAAGAACAGACATTGTAACACCTGCTGTTAAAGAAGGCGAATACAATATCAAAGCATAAATTGTTCTAGGAACTTTAGGCAATTGTGCAATTAACCAGGCTAAAATAAAAGACAACATATATCCACCTGGACCTACTATTAAGGAGAATTTAATAGTATTTGGTAAAACTTTTTGCATAAATATTTCATCTCTAGTTAGTAGTGTAATATAATTTTGGAATCCAATAATTTTAGGTGGTTGAATAGTATTAAAATATGTAAATGATAGGAATATTGCTACAATAATTGGTAATAATATAAATGCAAAGAATAATATTAAATATGGTGATAGTATTATCCAATGATTCTTTTTATTCATTATTCCACCTCTCAAGTAAATCAAAAATAGAGTCATACATTGTATATTCTTTTATTACCTTGCCATCTTTCATATATCCAAATTCTGTAAGTTTTCTTTCAAGTTCTCTGTTAATTAATATTTCAGATCTATCGATAGAAGGTCTTAATTCCTTTCCCTCAATAACTACCATATTCCATATATTACTTACTTCTCTTTCTGTCATATATCCACCAGGATGTCTTTGTACTTCTTTTATCCATTTCCATTGTTCGATAATAGTTTGTTTGTGTTTTTCAGGGAAAAAGTCTAATTCTTTAAATGCAGAAATGTTTGCTGTATTCCACATATATTCAGGGCCGTATCTATTTACTAACGTTTTTGCATATTTTACTTGTGTATCTTTTGAAAGCCACCATTTTAAAAATAGCCATGCTTGTTCTTTTTTGTTAGATGATTCAAATATCACATCAGCTCTATCACTTGAAACTTGGTATCTATATACCTTATCTCCCATTTTAACTCCAGGAGAAGGTGCTATATCCCATAATCCATATATTTCCTCAGCAGCATTTGTAAGCAAGTTATAATTATTAAATTCTGATATACCTATAGGTATTCTTCCATATCTAAATTCATTATAGAAACTTGCAACTTGTTCAGGAAGACCATATATAGAATATAATTCAGTCATTAATTCAAACCCTTTTACTGAATTCACATCACTAATTGCAGCTTTTAATCCATCTTTAGAATATATTCTTCCTTTGTTTTGGAAAATAAATGGAGCTGTAGTATTAAAGAATTTAGTTGTTTGTTCTGATAATGGAATGAAGAAGTTCATACCTCTTCTTTGTAATTCTGGTAAAATCTTTTTTACATCGTCCCATGTATTAGGTACGGGGATATTTAGTTTATCTAAAATATCCTTTCTATACATTAATACATAAAAGTTCTGTGTTTCAGTAACTCCATAAATTTTATCTTCTATAACCATAGGCAATAGAGTTTCTAAGTTATAATCATTTTCTAAAGTAGATAAAAAGTCATTAAAATTAGATAATGGATATAGAGCACCTCTTATAGCAAGTTCAAAAGGTATCCAACTACTAATGCTTAAAGCAACATCAGGAGAATTACCAGCAGCACTTGCTAAAATTAATTTTTGTTCGTTTTGCATTATAGATAGTTTTACGTTTATTCCATATTTTTTTGTAAAATCAGAATCTATTAAATATTGTAATGTCTCAACATATTGTACAGGTCTGTTTACCCAAACATTTAATGTATTTTCTTCTACCTCTTCATATACAGAATAACTTTCATTTTTATTTAATAAGGACAAATATAATTTATATAATTCCTCATAAGCAGATATCAATTTGCTATTATAATTTAATTCTGGGAATTTAGTAAAAATATAAACCTTATCCAATCCCATAGGTTGTTCTTTAAGTTTTAAAGCTAAATTAGATAATCTTTGTGCCATGGATGCAGAACCTTCGCTTATAACATCTAAATAAAAAGGTATTCTTTCAGGTTCCTTTAATATATCTTTTATTAATTCTGCAGATACCATTAAATCTGAAATAGAAGATCTACTATTTTCACCTAATAGATTAATTAATTCATTATATTTTTCTTCTAATTCTTTTGATAAGTTTGATAAATCATCAACAATAGTAGGCATATATTTAACTATATCCCAAGTTCTATTTGGATCGAAATTATTTCCAATTAACTTTCTGATGTCTAATCCTAAGTTTTGCAAATATTTTACTTTTTCTGTTAGGAAAGATATATATTCTTCATATGGACCAGTTACAACTTCCATAGAAATGACATGTTTTCCCTTTTCCAAATAAAAATAGAATGGATTTTCATCACCTAATATCTCATCTTTCCAATTATAACCAGTATATTTAAATGGATATTGTTTTAATTCTTTAAATAATACTTCCCCATCAATATAAATTTTTCTAAATGCTGGAATTCCTTTATTTGTAGTTTGAATATACCTAAATCCGATATTGTATAATCCGCTTTCTTGAATATTTAAAATCCAATAAACTGTTTGCCCCGAAAGTGAAAAAGAAGGTTCTAATATATGATTTAATTTTTTCTTTTTTATTTCAAAAGGAGTAATTTGAGAAGTTTGTAAATTACCTATACTTACTAAAGAATCTGATTTTAAAGCTAATTCTTCAGCTTCAAGTATTGCTGTATAATCATGAATTGGTTTGTCTTTATACTCTTTTATATAATCTTCATATGAGATTATATCTTTTTTTTCTTTTAAAAATATTCTTTTTATTTGAATAGGTGCTTTTAAATTTCTAATTGTTAAAGCGTTATTTTTTTGAAAATTAAAATATAGGTTATTCTTTATTCTTTTTGCATCTTTTAATATGGAAATATTATTTTTTAATTGAACTTGATTCGGAACAATTTCATTACCATATCTATCTAAATCAATATTTTTTTCATAGTAAGAGTAGTTATCTATTGTAGATAAATAATATTCACTATTATTTATCTTTATTTCTAAAGACCCATTATTTGATGTATTATTTAAATATGAATACTCTAAAACCAATTCATACTCGCCATCATTATCGACATTTATATTAATTGTTTTTTCTTCATCTGTATTGATAATAATATCCCCATCAAAAACTTTTATTATGCCTTTTGGCATAATACTAGTAATTTTTTCTAACCTTTCATTGTTAGAAATAATATATTTTTCTACAGAATTAATAAAATCATTGTAATTATTTCTTCCTATATAGAATAAGAAGATAGAAACAATAAGAAAAATAGAAAAAAACACGCCTATATATATTATTGTTTTTTTCACAAAGCTACCTCCTATTATGTAATCCCCCCAATTTTGGGGGGAGATAATATTAAATTTATTTTTTGCTATTAAAATCGTTTAAAAATTCATTTAAATTCTTTTCGAAATCTATCCAAGCTTTTTGAATTATTTCATTAGCTTTTTCTTCTGTTTCAGCAGCTACTGCTTCAGGTTCAACTTCTCCTGCTCTTATCTTTTCATTTACAGGGAATATTACATCCCAAATAGCGCCCCACCAACCAGGAACGATTTTCCATAAATCAACTTGAACAGTTCTATCTAATCTTTTTAACATGTATTTTACACCTTCTGGAATGAAATCTACACTATCAAAGTATTTTATAACTTCTGGATGCATTGTTGCAGGAATGAACCAATCTTTTGTTAATTTACCTTCTACATCTTTGTTTGTAGTTAATATTCTTAATCTTTCTTTTACTCCATTTGGATCATATGTTAAATATTTTAAGAATAAGAAAGCTTCTTTTGGGTGTTTTGTTGTTGATGTCATAAAAGCATAATTAACATGTGTTGGTATTCTTAAACCATATTTTGGATCATTTGGAACAGGATACATATCATAATTCCATGATAATTCTTTTAAATTGTTTTCATACCATGCCCATGTTCCTCTGAATCCCATTAGAATTTTTCCTTCCATAAATGCATCAGCATCTCTACCAAATTTCTTTTGATAATCATCTAATTCGCCATTGTCTCTAGTTTCTTGATTAAATAAGTCACCAGCAACTAAACCAGGAACTGATTTTAATTGTTTTTGTAAAGTAATAGCTGGTATCCAACCACCATTTTGTAAATCGAATTTCCAATTTTGTAAATCAAAACTCCAGAAACTAGTATGGTCTGTTAAAACAGCTGCCATGAATGTATCAAATTCCCATAAATTATCAATACCAGAATATTCTCTTGTAGTTCCTCTTCTTGCTAATGTTCTAAATTGATTTATATCCCATAAATAAGATGGTTTTTTAAGATTTAATTTTTCTAATAAGTCTAAATTAAGAATTATAGTATTAAAGTGTAATCTTTCAGGTAAAGCAAATAATGTACCGTTATAAGAGTAAGCGTTTTGGAGTTGTTTTGGTACGAATGCGAAGTCAGGATCATTTTCTACAAATTCATTTAAAGGATAAACCCAACCTTGAGATACAGGATAGTATAATTCCATCCATGATTGTGCTACAACATCTGGTAACTCTTCACCAGCAGCACTTTTTGCTGTTAAAAATCCATTTACATCTGGTTCGTTAACAACAATTTCTACTTTAATATCAGGGTATTCTTTGTTAAAGCTTTCAACTATTTTTTTATATAATTCAACATCCCAAGACCAAACAGCTACTTTAATGGTAGTTTCAGCAAAAATAGCTATGCTTACTAATAAGATGAAAAAAACTAAAAACTTTTTCATAATCCACCTCCGATTTTAATATATTGTTTTCTAAAATTCCCTCTCCCAGTTTATTATAACAATGTAATATATTACATGACAAATAGCATTTGTGCTGATTAAATGAGATTATATAAGATATATTATTATATAAAAAAAAATGCCGGTATTCCGGCATTTTTGTATTTTTTTAAATGTAATTTTAAAGATTAATAACTTAATTTTAAGCTTCTGTTTTTAATTTCTTCTTTAATTGTTTTAATGAAGTCTTCAAGTTCTAAATCTTCAACGGTATTTCCTTCTCTAGTTCTTACATTGTATTTTTTAGTTTCAATTTCTTTTTCACCAATGACAATCATATAAGGTATTTTTAACATTTGAGCATTTCTTATTTTATAACCTACCGTTGCGTTAGAATCATCTAATTTAACTCTTAATCCTTCAGAATCTAATTTTTCATATAATTCTTTTGCGGCATCAACATATTTATCAGAAACAGGAATAACAGCTACTTGTTCTGGAGATAACCATGTTGGGAATGCGCCAGCAAAGTTTTCTATTAATAATAATGAATATTTGTGATAATAAGTAATTTAATTTTTTAGAATGGTAAATATTCTATTAATTAAATGTTATTTTTTATAATAAAAAGCTGTTTTTATGGTATAATTTTTTAAACAATAAATTTATTAAGGGGGTTGTTGTATGTTTTATAAATTTCATAAGAAAACTATCTTTTATATTTTATTCTTACTTTTATTTGTATTTAATTCATGTATGAGGTTTAATAATCCTCCTGTAAAACCTTATGATTTGAAGCCTATTGATGGTAAAAAAGATGTTTTTATTTATTTAACTTTAGAATGGAATAGTTATGATAAAGATGGTGACGATATATATTATTCTATTTATCTTGGTGAAAATAAAGATAATTTAAAACTATTAAAGAGCAATATTAAAGATAATAAATATTATGTTGGACCTTTAGACTATAGTAAAAAATATTATTGGAAAATTAAAGCAGTAGATTCTAAAGGTGGATATTCATATAGTGATATACAAAGTTTTATTACTATAAATAATAGTGCTCCAAGAATAGAAAATATATATATTGATTCACTTATTAATGTAGAATTAAATCCACAAATTAGTTGGGAAGCAACAGATAATGAAGGAGATCAAATTTTATATAATATATATTTAAATAATGAATTAAAGGTGGAAAATTATGAAAAAACAACATATAAATTAATTAATTTAAATCCAGGAAAAACGTATAAGTTAAAAATAGAAGCTGTAGATGATTATGGTGGGAAAAGTGATAAAATCATAGAATTTAAGACAACAGAGGCCCCGAAAATAATATATATGAGTCCTAGAAATGATACAATAACTTTAAATGGGGAAATGAAATTAAGCTGGGAAGCAACTGATTTTAATAACGATGAAATATTATACGATGTTTATATTGAAAAAATAGACATTGATGGAGAAAAAGTAAATCCATCTAGAAAAATATTTGAAAACATTAAAGAGAATGAAGTTAAAATATTTTTAAATGAAGTAGGGAAATATTATTGGAAAGTAATAGTTAAAGATGAAAGAGGAGCAATAAATGAATCTGAAGTTAGAAATTTTGTATATAAAAAAAATAATATTCCTGAAGTAAATATTATTTATCCCGAAGATAATTCTGTTCTAAATAATAAAAATGTTTCTTTAGCCTGGGAAGGATTTGATAAAGATGGAGATAAATTAATTTATAATGTTTACCTAGATAAAAATATTATTCCAACAACTATAATTGCTACTAAAATAAATAATAATATTTTAGAATTTTCTCTTAAAGAAACTGGAAAATATTATTGGAGAGTAGAAGTTATTGATGAAAATAAAGAAAAATCATTTAGTAATATATATAAATTTATTTTTAATAACATTCCAACAGAAATAGAATTAAAAGAACCAAAAGAAGGTGAATATATAACAGGTACAAAGGTAAAACTTAGTTGGGAAGCGACGGATGTAGATGGAGATAAATTAATGTACGACATATACTTTGGGAAAGAACCATTTCCATCATTATATAAAGAAAATTATGAAGGTAATTATATATACATAGAAAACATAGAATCAAACAAAACATATTATTGGAAGATAATAGCAAAAGACGGGAAAGGCGGAAAGTTAGAAAGTTCTATAATGAGTTTTAAAACTAACACAGCGCCAACAGAAATAGAATTAAAAGAACCAAAAGAAGGTGAATATATAACAGGTACAAAGGTAAAACTTAGTTGGGAAGCGACGGATGTAGATGGAGATAAATTAATGTACGACATATACTTTGGGAAAGAACCATTTCCATCATTATATAAAGAAAATTATGAAGGTAATTATATATACATAGAAAACATAGAATCAAACAAAACATATTATTGGAAGATAATAGCAAAAGATGGAAAAGGTGAAAAGTTAGAAAGTTCTATAATGATTTTTAAAACTAACACAGCGCCAACAGAAATAGAATTAAAAGAACCAAAAGAAGGTGAATATATAACAGATACAAAGGTGAAGCTTAGTTGGGAAGCGACGGATGTAGATGGAGATAAATTAATGTACGACATATGCTTTGGGAAAGAACCAAATCCTGCTCTATATAAAAAGGATTATGAAAGTAATTATATATACATAGAAAACATAGAATCAAACAAAACATATTATTGGAAGATAATAGCAAAAGATGGAAAAGGTGGAAAACTAGAAAGTTCTATAATGAGTTTTAATACAAATACAGCACCGACAAATATTTACACACAATTTGATGCTACTAGAATCACTTTAGAGCCCACCATAATAATTAATTGGAGTGCAATAGATATAGATGGAGACAAAATAAAATATGATGTATATTTTGGCGAAAGTGAAATACCACAATTATATTTAGAAAATATTGAATTTGATAATTTGGAATTGTCAAATTTGAAAATAAAAACCACATATTATTGGAAAATTGTAGCGAAAGATGGAAAAGGCGGAATAAGTGAAGGACCTATTTGGAGCTTTACTACAAACAGCAAACCAGAAATAATTAATGTCTATCCAAAAGATAATAGTTTTGTTCAAGGAAACAGACCTGAATATCTATGGGGGGATCTTCCTAAAACTTCAGTAAAATTAACTTGGGAGGCAACGGATATAGATAATGATGAAATTTATTATGATGTTTATTTTAATGGAGAATTATATAAAGAAAATATTAAAGATAACTATATAATTCTCGATGAATTATCACATAATATAGAATATAATTGGAAGTTAATTGTAAAGGATCAATATGGTGCAATTACAGAATCATCTATCCAAAAGTTTGTTATAAATACACCACCAATGCTTGGTCAAATCTATCCAAAAAATAATGACATCTTATATCAAAATGAAATTACATTATATTATTATGCATATGACTCAGATAACTACAATTCTTATATGAAATATTATATATATTTTAGTGAAGATTCTTCTCCAAATATATACAAAGAAGACAATAAAGGTGGGAATATTAAAATATCAAATTTAAAAGAAAATACTGATTATTATTATAGAGTTATTGTTGAAGATGATAGAGGTGGAAAGGATGATACTGGTATAATGAAAATAAAAATTGGAGAAAATAAGATAAAAAATAAAATATCAGTTTCCTACCAAATATCTTCAAAAGTTATTGTGACTGATTCAAATATTTATTTTTCATCAAATACAAATAATAGCAATATTTTTTATTCACTAGATAATTTTGGTAATTTTAAATGGTCTAAATATCTTAATGGATACGTGTATGATATGTTGATAGATGATACAAATGATAAGATATTTGTATATACATATGATTATTCATCTGGAGGAAAAATATATGCTTTATCTACTCTTGATGGAAAAATTTCATGGGAATATTCTTTAGGAGAAAGTGGATATTATTCATCAAAGAAATTAAAATTGAATAAAAATGATTCTATTTTATATATTAGTGGTAGGTATTCAATATATGCTTTAGATATTTCTAATGGAACAAAAAAATGGAGTTTTAAAACATCAAGTGAAATAAGAAATGAATTTTATATCGACGAAATAAATGATTTATTAATATTTACAACATCATATTATCTATATGCATTAAATTTATCAGACGGAAGTGCTGTATGGAATATATATACTGGCAGTTCAAATAGTATTAATGGAATATTTGTTGAAAATTCCAAAATTTATTATACTATAGGAAAATATTTGTATATTGCTGATTCGGCAAATGGGAATATTCTTTTACAAAAGGACATAAATTCATATGGCGGTAAAATGATTATTATTGACGATTACATATATGTATCAGGATATAGTGATCAAAACAGTTGTTCATCTAGAAAGTTATTAATACTAAATAAAGAAGGAGAAAAAATAAATGAAACTTCTTGGATTTCAACTTCGGAGCCTATTTATGTATCAGAAGATTTATTATTAATAAATGGATATGACTCAAATACATTTTATTATGAAATGGAAGGAATGGGATATATTTATGCAATAACTAAAGAAGGAAATATTATATGGAAAATTTTTACCGGGAATTATATATGTTTTGGAAATAATACTTTAAACAATTATCTGAATAATTACTATTTTATTGACGGAAAAGATATATATATTTTAGATTTTCAATAATAACTTTCATGTAAAAACCCTTCTTGGATTTTATTCAAGAAGGGTTTTCTATTAAGTTAATGATTATATAAAGATTAATAACTTAATTTTAAGCTTCTGTTTTTAATTTCTTCTTTAATTGTTTTAATGAAGTCTTCAAGTTCTAAATCTTCAACGGTATTTCCTTCTCTAGTTCTTACATTGTATTTTTTAGTTTCAATTTCTTTTTCACCAATGACAATCATATAAGGTATTTTTAACATTTGAGCATTTCTTATTTTATAACCTACTGTTGCATTAGAATCATCTAATTTAACTCTTAATCCTTCAGAATCTAATTTTTCATATAATTCTTTTGCTGCATCAACATATTTATCAGAAACAGGAATAACAGCTACTTGTTCTGGAGATAACCATGTTGGGAATGCGCCAGCAAAGTTTTCTATTAATATTCCAAAGAATCTTTCTATTGAACCATATATTGCCCTATGAATCATAACAGGTCTTTGTAACTCATTATTATGATCTACATAATGTATATCAAATCTTTCTGGCATTTGGAAATCCAATTGAATTGTAGCACATTGCCATTTTCTACCTAAAGAATCTCTAATGTGGAAATCGATTTTTGGTCCATAGAATGCCCCGTCGCCTTCACTTACCTTATAATTAATTCCAGATTTTTCTAAAGCTTTTCTTAAAGCTTCTGTAGCAATTTCCCAAGTTTTCTCATCCCCCATATGATCTTCAGGCATTGTACTTAAATCTGCTTCATATTCGAAACCAAATGCGCTATATAATTCATTTGTAAAGTCCATAACTTTAATGATTTCATCTTCGATTTGATCTTTTGTACAATAAATATGAGCATCATCTTGTGTAAATGATCTTACTCTGAATAATCCATGTACAACTCCACTTCTTTCATATCTGTGTACTTTACCAAATTCAGACAATCTAACCGGTAAATCTTTGTAACTATAAACCTTTGACTTATATATTAATATATGACCAGGACAATTCATAGGTTTAACTGCATATTGAGTTTCATCTTTTTCTGTAAAATACATATTTTCTTGATAATGATCCCAATGTCCTGATTGATGCCATAATTTAATATTCATTATTAATGGAGTCAAAACTTCTTGATATCCATATTTTTTGTGTAATTCTCTAGAAAATTCTAAAAGTCCATTAATAATTTGAGCACCTCTAGGTAAGAAAAATGGCATAGCTGGTGCTAATTCATTATCAAACATAAATAAATCTAATTTAGGACCTATTTTTCTATGATCTCTTTTTTTAGCTTCTTCTAACATTTTTAAATATTCATCTAATTGATCTTTTTTAGCAAATGCTGTTCCATATATTCTTTGTAACATTTTATTTTTTTCATTACCTCTCCAATAAGCGCCAGAAACAGATAATAATTTAATATGTTTAATTTTTCCAGTAGAAGGTAAATGAGGACCTCTACATAAATCAAAAAATTCTCCTTGTTTATAATATGTTACAGTATCATCCTCTATTTCTTCTAATAATTCTAATTTATATGG
This region includes:
- a CDS encoding PQQ-binding-like beta-propeller repeat protein — its product is MFYKFHKKTIFYILFLLLFVFNSCMRFNNPPVKPYDLKPIDGKKDVFIYLTLEWNSYDKDGDDIYYSIYLGENKDNLKLLKSNIKDNKYYVGPLDYSKKYYWKIKAVDSKGGYSYSDIQSFITINNSAPRIENIYIDSLINVELNPQISWEATDNEGDQILYNIYLNNELKVENYEKTTYKLINLNPGKTYKLKIEAVDDYGGKSDKIIEFKTTEAPKIIYMSPRNDTITLNGEMKLSWEATDFNNDEILYDVYIEKIDIDGEKVNPSRKIFENIKENEVKIFLNEVGKYYWKVIVKDERGAINESEVRNFVYKKNNIPEVNIIYPEDNSVLNNKNVSLAWEGFDKDGDKLIYNVYLDKNIIPTTIIATKINNNILEFSLKETGKYYWRVEVIDENKEKSFSNIYKFIFNNIPTEIELKEPKEGEYITGTKVKLSWEATDVDGDKLMYDIYFGKEPFPSLYKENYEGNYIYIENIESNKTYYWKIIAKDGKGGKLESSIMSFKTNTAPTEIELKEPKEGEYITGTKVKLSWEATDVDGDKLMYDIYFGKEPFPSLYKENYEGNYIYIENIESNKTYYWKIIAKDGKGEKLESSIMIFKTNTAPTEIELKEPKEGEYITDTKVKLSWEATDVDGDKLMYDICFGKEPNPALYKKDYESNYIYIENIESNKTYYWKIIAKDGKGGKLESSIMSFNTNTAPTNIYTQFDATRITLEPTIIINWSAIDIDGDKIKYDVYFGESEIPQLYLENIEFDNLELSNLKIKTTYYWKIVAKDGKGGISEGPIWSFTTNSKPEIINVYPKDNSFVQGNRPEYLWGDLPKTSVKLTWEATDIDNDEIYYDVYFNGELYKENIKDNYIILDELSHNIEYNWKLIVKDQYGAITESSIQKFVINTPPMLGQIYPKNNDILYQNEITLYYYAYDSDNYNSYMKYYIYFSEDSSPNIYKEDNKGGNIKISNLKENTDYYYRVIVEDDRGGKDDTGIMKIKIGENKIKNKISVSYQISSKVIVTDSNIYFSSNTNNSNIFYSLDNFGNFKWSKYLNGYVYDMLIDDTNDKIFVYTYDYSSGGKIYALSTLDGKISWEYSLGESGYYSSKKLKLNKNDSILYISGRYSIYALDISNGTKKWSFKTSSEIRNEFYIDEINDLLIFTTSYYLYALNLSDGSAVWNIYTGSSNSINGIFVENSKIYYTIGKYLYIADSANGNILLQKDINSYGGKMIIIDDYIYVSGYSDQNSCSSRKLLILNKEGEKINETSWISTSEPIYVSEDLLLINGYDSNTFYYEMEGMGYIYAITKEGNIIWKIFTGNYICFGNNTLNNYLNNYYFIDGKDIYILDFQ
- a CDS encoding carbohydrate ABC transporter permease, with translation MIKAKNNPQSFHKSQIKYHLILIPISFVMLLPIIFIFSQAFKPMDELYLYPPRFLVRRPTLDNFFELFRMTQGSSIPISRYLINSILTAIATVILTIIISVLAGYGLSKKKFKSKKLIFSLNNLALMFVPTAVIIPRYLIIQKLGLIDTFWINILSLLAMPIGVFLIKQFIDQIPDALIEAAYIDGASDLNIIFNIIIPLLRPAIATVGILAFQAAWNSAEASIYYINNENLKTFAFYVTNLTAVTGNTVAGQGIAAAASLIMFVPNLILFIFMQSKVMNTMAHSGLK
- a CDS encoding His/Gly/Thr/Pro-type tRNA ligase C-terminal domain-containing protein is translated as MTYYHKYSLLLIENFAGAFPTWLSPEQVAVIPVSDKYVDAAKELYEKLDSEGLRVKLDDSNATVGYKIRNAQMLKIPYMIVIGEKEIETKKYNVRTREGNTVEDLELEDFIKTIKEEIKNRSLKLSY
- a CDS encoding carbohydrate ABC transporter permease; translated protein: MNKKNHWIILSPYLILFFAFILLPIIVAIFLSFTYFNTIQPPKIIGFQNYITLLTRDEIFMQKVLPNTIKFSLIVGPGGYMLSFILAWLIAQLPKVPRTIYALILYSPSLTAGVTMSVLWRVLFNGDQQGYLNALLLSLGLIDKPVQWLQSPDHLLTIMIIVSLWSSMGVGFLAMLAGILNIDESLYEAAYIDGLKNRFQEIIYITIPAMKPQMLFGAVMSIVYTFTSAGIGVALSGTNPTPQYAGQLIVNHIEDYGFLRYEMGYASAVSVALLIIIYIFSRISWKLFGEE
- a CDS encoding ABC transporter substrate-binding protein, which codes for MKKFLVFFILLVSIAIFAETTIKVAVWSWDVELYKKIVESFNKEYPDIKVEIVVNEPDVNGFLTAKSAAGEELPDVVAQSWMELYYPVSQGWVYPLNEFVENDPDFAFVPKQLQNAYSYNGTLFALPERLHFNTIILNLDLLEKLNLKKPSYLWDINQFRTLARRGTTREYSGIDNLWEFDTFMAAVLTDHTSFWSFDLQNWKFDLQNGGWIPAITLQKQLKSVPGLVAGDLFNQETRDNGELDDYQKKFGRDADAFMEGKILMGFRGTWAWYENNLKELSWNYDMYPVPNDPKYGLRIPTHVNYAFMTSTTKHPKEAFLFLKYLTYDPNGVKERLRILTTNKDVEGKLTKDWFIPATMHPEVIKYFDSVDFIPEGVKYMLKRLDRTVQVDLWKIVPGWWGAIWDVIFPVNEKIRAGEVEPEAVAAETEEKANEIIQKAWIDFEKNLNEFLNDFNSKK
- a CDS encoding extracellular solute-binding protein, with product MKKTIIYIGVFFSIFLIVSIFLFYIGRNNYNDFINSVEKYIISNNERLEKITSIMPKGIIKVFDGDIIINTDEEKTININVDNDGEYELVLEYSYLNNTSNNGSLEIKINNSEYYLSTIDNYSYYEKNIDLDRYGNEIVPNQVQLKNNISILKDAKRIKNNLYFNFQKNNALTIRNLKAPIQIKRIFLKEKKDIISYEDYIKEYKDKPIHDYTAILEAEELALKSDSLVSIGNLQTSQITPFEIKKKKLNHILEPSFSLSGQTVYWILNIQESGLYNIGFRYIQTTNKGIPAFRKIYIDGEVLFKELKQYPFKYTGYNWKDEILGDENPFYFYLEKGKHVISMEVVTGPYEEYISFLTEKVKYLQNLGLDIRKLIGNNFDPNRTWDIVKYMPTIVDDLSNLSKELEEKYNELINLLGENSRSSISDLMVSAELIKDILKEPERIPFYLDVISEGSASMAQRLSNLALKLKEQPMGLDKVYIFTKFPELNYNSKLISAYEELYKLYLSLLNKNESYSVYEEVEENTLNVWVNRPVQYVETLQYLIDSDFTKKYGINVKLSIMQNEQKLILASAAGNSPDVALSISSWIPFELAIRGALYPLSNFNDFLSTLENDYNLETLLPMVIEDKIYGVTETQNFYVLMYRKDILDKLNIPVPNTWDDVKKILPELQRRGMNFFIPLSEQTTKFFNTTAPFIFQNKGRIYSKDGLKAAISDVNSVKGFELMTELYSIYGLPEQVASFYNEFRYGRIPIGISEFNNYNLLTNAAEEIYGLWDIAPSPGVKMGDKVYRYQVSSDRADVIFESSNKKEQAWLFLKWWLSKDTQVKYAKTLVNRYGPEYMWNTANISAFKELDFFPEKHKQTIIEQWKWIKEVQRHPGGYMTEREVSNIWNMVVIEGKELRPSIDRSEILINRELERKLTEFGYMKDGKVIKEYTMYDSIFDLLERWNNE